GATGGAATCCCGCATAAATGATAAAAAATTAATGGTAAAGGTAGACTTTGATAGTGAAAAAAATATTGTTGAGGCAGATAAGGACAGAATAGAACAGGTTTTAACAAATTTAATTGATAATGCGATTAAATTCTCGGACATAGAAGGTTACATCCATGTATTAACAGAGAAAGCAAAAGATAAACTGTATATAAAGATACAAAACAAAGGCAAGATAATACCAGATGATGAAATACCACATATATGGGATAGATTTTATAAAGCGGATAAGTCAAGAAGCGGCAGCAATGGTGTTGGTTTAGGCTTATATATCGTAAAGAATATAATAAACCAGCATAACGAAGACATTTGGGTAAAAAGCAACAAAGAGGATGGAACGACCTTTACATTCACATTAAAGCTGAAAAAAATTAAATCATAGAATAAAATTTTTACAATTTGTTCATAGTTTATTCATAAATTAAAGATATAATAATAATTGAGAGAGAGAAAAGCCTCTCCTTGACCTCCCTTATTATAGCAGTCCGAGCCACCCCTCGGGCTGCATTTTAATTTATAATTAAAAATAATATAAATTCTTAAAAATTATTTACAAAGTGTTCACAGTTTATTAAAAATTCTCTTCTATAATGTAATTATGAAAGATAATTAAGGAGAGTGAATCATATGGATTTAAATAATAATCAAAATCAAAACATAAACAATGATGATATAAAAAATGATGACGAAATATTTACTTCAAATGAGGACTTTGAAAATTCTATGGACAAGACAGCAGAAATTCCCGCAACATATAATCAAAGTGGGGGAGTATCTGATAGCCATGAGATGCCAAGAGTAGAGTTTAGAAACAACAAAAAGAGCTTGGGAAAGATGGTAAAAAGATTTAGAAGAAGAATGTTTGTTTCTTTTGTTGCTGTCGCTTTAATAGCTGCTTTAGCAGGTGGTGGAACTGTCGCTGGTGTGATGAGGTATTACAATGTAGGTCAACAGCCGCAAATTATAAATAGATACTTACCATTGTCATCTGATAATAATAATTTTAGTCTTATAACAAATATTGCAAAGATAGTAAGCCCTGCCGTTGTCGGTATTGATACAAGCGTATCATATTCAAATGGTTATAGAAGCGCTCTTGTACCTCAAGGTAGTGGGTCTGGTATAATATTTGATTCACAGGGATATATTGTTACAAATAATCATGTAATAAATGGTGCATCGAAAATTACAGTTAACCTTTCCGATGGTAGGAAATTCTCTGCTCAATTGGTTGGCAAAGATGATAAGACAGACCTTGCAGTCTTAAAGATAAACGCGCCAAATTTAACTGTTGCTAAATTCGGTGATTCATCAAAGCTTGAAGTTGGTGAGCTTGCTGTTGCAATAGGAAATCCACTTGGAGAAAGCTTTGCAGGAACTGTTACAGCGGGAATAATAAGTGGCTTAAATAGGAATCTTCAAAGTGATTATGGCCCTGTGAGACTTATACAAACAGATGCGGCTATAAACCCTGGTAACAGCGGTGGACCCCTTGTAAATAGCAAAGGTGAAGTAGTTGGCATAACAAGTGTCAAGTTAACATCGACAGGTGGGTCAGATGTTCAGGATCCATTTGGTATGTTTCAGAGTCAAGGTACACCTGTAGAAGGGATGGGGTTTGCAATTCCAATTGATGAAGCAAAGCCAATAATAGACCAGCTTATAAAACATGGTTATGTTGAAAGACCGATGATGGGTGTTAGCATACAGGAAGTTTCACAACAGGATTCAAAGCAATACAATATACCAGTCGGAGTATATATCGCACAAGTTCAACAAGGAAGTGCTGCAGATAATGCAGGACTTCAAGCAGGTGATATAATAACATCAATAGATGGGACACAGATAAAAACATTTGATGATTTACAGGGAATATTGAACAAGCATAAAGTCGGTGATACGATAAATGTCACCTTCTGGAGAAATGGGAAAACTCTTAGTGCAAAGGTAAAACTTATGAGCAGTGCTAATGCACAATAGTATACAATAATGTACAATTGGTTCTTTACCAGATTCCTCCCGCTGGTAAAGAGCCTTTTTTAATTGTAAAAAATACCTTATCTTTTTTTTAAAATGATTTATGATATAATTAAAAATAGTACGACGGGAGGTTTTTTTATTATGTATATTATTGCAGGGCTTGGAAATCCAGGCAAAGAATACGAAGGAACAAGGCATAATATGGGTTTTAATGTAATAGATAATCTTGCTTCAAAACTTAATATTGATGTACTAAAGCTTAAATTTAAGTCATTAATTGGTGAGGGAATCTTTAAAGGTGAAAAGATTATATTGCAAAAGCCACAAACATTTATGAATTTAAGTGGTGAAGCAATATATGATATAATAAATTTTTATAAGGTACCTCTTTCAAATCTTATCGTTGTATATGATGATAAAGATCTTGATGTTGGTAAAATAAGAATTAGAAAGAAAGGCAGTGCAGGTGGACATAACGGCATGAAATCGATTATATATCTTTTAAATAGTGAAGACTTTCCAAGAGTGCGCGTTGGCATTGGAAAACCTGATGGAGATATGATAAAACATGTCCTTGGAAGATTTAATGATAGCGATATGGAGCTTGTAAATAGTGCTTTATCAAATGCCTCAAATGCTGTACTTGACATTATAGAGAATGGAGTTGAACATGCCATGAATTTATATAATGGCAATGGTACATGTGGGTTATAGGTGGACTAATAAGTACTTTCATGGCTTATTTTTTAAATAAGTTTATAGTAAATAAATATGGCGATAAGGCTATAATATATGGAGTACCTTTCGCAGAGGAGTCTTCAAAAACCATTATTGGGTATTTTTCTGGCAGTATAATAGGTGTACATGCTGTATTCGGTATAACAGAAGCATTGAATGATTTTTTTTCAGCATCTAAAAGAGTAAACTTTCGCGCGGCAATGTTAAGTATAATGAGCCATGTGGTATTTGGTTTAATGACATATTATATAACAACTTATATAAATATATATGTTGCGGTAATTTTTGCATCATTTATACATGGGTACTGGAATAGGATTATGTTGAGGTGATAGTGTTGTTTATAAAACCCATAGAAAATTTAAAAGAGATTATAGATATAAAAGAGGCAATTGAGAAAGATAATGTACCAATTTTAATATATGGTCTTACAGATTCGCAAAAATCTCATGTAGCTCATTATATTATAAAGGAATTTAATAAGAAAGTATTATTTATAACGTACGATGATGTTGAGGCAAGGATGCTTTACGAAGATATGACCTCTTTTTTACATGGTGATGCATATTTATTTCCATCAAGAGACGCTCTTTTTTATAAAGTAGATGCGGCGAGCCTTGACCTAATTGGAAGAAGGCTTAAGACAATAAAAAATATCATTGATGAAAAGCCTGGTGCTTTCGTTGCATCAATAGACGCTGTAATGAATAAAATTATGCCATTAGATATATTTAGAAAATACAGCTTTTCATATAAGATTGGCGATGCTGTAGATTTAGAAGAGATTACTTCATCATTAGTTACTATGGGATATGAAAGAGTGCCAATGGTAGAAGGCAAGGGACAATTCAGCATAAGAGGCGGAATAATAGATTTCTTCTCACCTATGATGGAGGAGGCATACAGGATAGAGCTATTTGATGATGTTATTGATTCAATTAGAAGCTTTGATGTATTCACACAGAGGTCATTAAATAATGCTGATGTGATAGAGATATTTCCTGCAAGAGAATTTATCCTTGAAGATAAAAATATCAAATTGGGTATGAAAAATTTGAGCAGCTGTTTGAATTCATATATATCAAGAATAAAGGAGAGCCATAGCGGTAGAGCAGAAAAACTAAAAAAGAAATTTGATGAGATAATGGAGAATATAGAAGAGACGAAAAACACATCAAATATAGGGGAACTTCTCAATTTTTTTTATGAAAAATTATATTCTATAATTGATTATTTTGATGATGCAATTATTATTCTCGATGAAAATATTAGGGTCAA
This portion of the Thermoanaerobacterium sp. RBIITD genome encodes:
- a CDS encoding trypsin-like peptidase domain-containing protein; protein product: MDLNNNQNQNINNDDIKNDDEIFTSNEDFENSMDKTAEIPATYNQSGGVSDSHEMPRVEFRNNKKSLGKMVKRFRRRMFVSFVAVALIAALAGGGTVAGVMRYYNVGQQPQIINRYLPLSSDNNNFSLITNIAKIVSPAVVGIDTSVSYSNGYRSALVPQGSGSGIIFDSQGYIVTNNHVINGASKITVNLSDGRKFSAQLVGKDDKTDLAVLKINAPNLTVAKFGDSSKLEVGELAVAIGNPLGESFAGTVTAGIISGLNRNLQSDYGPVRLIQTDAAINPGNSGGPLVNSKGEVVGITSVKLTSTGGSDVQDPFGMFQSQGTPVEGMGFAIPIDEAKPIIDQLIKHGYVERPMMGVSIQEVSQQDSKQYNIPVGVYIAQVQQGSAADNAGLQAGDIITSIDGTQIKTFDDLQGILNKHKVGDTINVTFWRNGKTLSAKVKLMSSANAQ
- the pth gene encoding aminoacyl-tRNA hydrolase, whose amino-acid sequence is MYIIAGLGNPGKEYEGTRHNMGFNVIDNLASKLNIDVLKLKFKSLIGEGIFKGEKIILQKPQTFMNLSGEAIYDIINFYKVPLSNLIVVYDDKDLDVGKIRIRKKGSAGGHNGMKSIIYLLNSEDFPRVRVGIGKPDGDMIKHVLGRFNDSDMELVNSALSNASNAVLDIIENGVEHAMNLYNGNGTCGL